The Rhodobacter sp. CZR27 genome includes a window with the following:
- the hisN gene encoding histidinol-phosphatase codes for MQMLTDSETADLIDTAAELAEAAREATLRHFRSAALSAETKESDRFDPVTVADRLCEERMRAILARRRPRDGILGEEMGSSAGETGLTWVLDPIDGTRSYLAGTPTWGVLISVADETGPIYGLIDQPYIGERFEGGFGRARLRGPMGERRLATRAPRPLAEAILMSTFPEVGTAEEEAAFRRLSRQVKLTRYGTDCYAYALVAAGHIDLVVEAGLQAYDVQAPMAVIEAAGGIVTDWQGRRNPQGGRIIAAANAEIHAAALAALAG; via the coding sequence ATGCAGATGCTCACCGACAGCGAGACCGCCGACCTGATCGACACTGCGGCCGAACTGGCCGAAGCGGCACGCGAAGCCACGCTGCGGCATTTCCGTAGCGCAGCACTCTCGGCCGAAACCAAGGAGAGCGACCGGTTTGACCCGGTGACGGTCGCCGACCGGCTGTGCGAGGAGCGGATGCGCGCCATTCTGGCGCGCCGCCGCCCGCGCGACGGCATCCTTGGCGAGGAAATGGGCTCGAGCGCCGGCGAGACCGGCCTGACATGGGTGCTCGACCCGATTGATGGCACGCGATCCTATCTTGCCGGCACGCCGACCTGGGGCGTGCTGATCTCGGTCGCGGATGAGACGGGGCCGATCTACGGCCTGATCGACCAGCCCTATATCGGCGAGCGCTTCGAGGGAGGCTTCGGCCGGGCGCGGCTGCGCGGCCCGATGGGCGAACGCAGGCTCGCGACGCGCGCGCCGCGGCCGCTGGCCGAGGCGATCCTGATGTCCACCTTTCCGGAAGTCGGCACTGCCGAGGAAGAGGCCGCCTTCCGCCGCCTCAGCCGTCAGGTGAAGCTGACCCGCTACGGCACGGACTGCTATGCCTATGCGCTGGTTGCGGCCGGCCATATCGACCTCGTGGTCGAGGCGGGATTGCAGGCCTATGACGTGCAGGCGCCGATGGCGGTGATCGAGGCCGCGGGCGGTATTGTGACCGACTGGCAGGGCCGGCGGAACCCGCAGGGCGGGCGCATCATCGCCGCCGCCAATGCCGAGATCCATGCCGCAGCGCTCGCGGCGCTGGCTGGCTGA
- the guaD gene encoding guanine deaminase: MTDLLLGQVISFTGDPFELGEAAARHEARGAVLVENGRIAAVGPADALRVAHPRARITDYGDGALISAGFIDAHVHYPQTAIIASWGKRLIDWLETYTFPEEMRFSDPAHAAEVAGRYLDLVLAQGTTTVCSYCTIHPASVEAFFEAAAARGLRAYAGKTCMDRNAPEGLRDTAQSAYDDSKRLLGRWHGRDRLSYVITPRFSPTSTPGQLEALGALWREHPDCLMQTHLSEQADEVAWVRDLHPQARDYLDTYEVHGLLREGAVFGHAIHLTAREKARLAEAGASLVHCPTSNTFIGSGLFDMGLVTRGIRVGLATDTGGGSSFSMLRTMAAAYEIGQLRGQALHPAQLWWLATQGSAQALRAEDRIGNIAPGLEADLVVIDLASTPAIEQATRRAGSLWQQLFPTIMMGDDRAIREVWVGGRPLGRR, from the coding sequence GTGACCGATCTGCTGCTTGGCCAGGTGATCTCCTTCACCGGCGATCCGTTCGAACTGGGCGAGGCCGCGGCGCGGCACGAGGCCCGCGGCGCCGTTCTGGTCGAGAATGGCCGCATCGCCGCCGTCGGCCCGGCCGATGCGCTGCGCGTGGCGCATCCAAGGGCGCGGATCACCGATTACGGCGACGGGGCGCTGATCTCGGCCGGTTTCATCGACGCCCATGTCCACTATCCCCAGACCGCGATCATCGCGAGCTGGGGCAAGCGGCTGATCGACTGGCTGGAAACCTACACCTTCCCCGAGGAGATGCGGTTTTCGGACCCGGCCCATGCCGCCGAGGTGGCCGGCCGCTACCTCGACCTCGTGCTGGCGCAGGGGACCACGACGGTCTGCAGCTACTGCACCATCCATCCCGCAAGCGTCGAGGCCTTCTTCGAGGCCGCAGCCGCCCGCGGCCTGCGCGCCTATGCCGGCAAGACCTGCATGGATCGCAACGCGCCCGAGGGTCTGCGCGACACCGCGCAAAGCGCCTACGACGACAGCAAGCGCCTGCTCGGGCGCTGGCACGGCCGGGACCGACTGTCCTATGTGATCACGCCGCGCTTCTCGCCCACCTCGACGCCCGGACAGCTCGAGGCGCTCGGCGCGCTCTGGCGCGAGCATCCGGACTGCCTGATGCAGACCCATCTGTCGGAGCAGGCCGACGAGGTCGCATGGGTCCGGGACCTGCACCCGCAGGCGCGCGACTACCTCGACACATACGAGGTTCACGGTCTTCTGCGCGAGGGCGCGGTCTTCGGTCACGCGATCCATCTGACCGCGCGCGAGAAGGCGCGGCTGGCCGAGGCGGGTGCAAGCCTCGTGCATTGCCCGACCTCGAACACCTTCATCGGGTCGGGCCTGTTCGACATGGGCCTTGTCACGCGCGGCATCCGGGTCGGGCTGGCGACCGACACCGGGGGCGGGTCGTCCTTCTCGATGCTGCGCACCATGGCTGCCGCCTATGAGATCGGCCAGTTGCGCGGGCAGGCGCTGCATCCGGCGCAGCTGTGGTGGCTGGCGACGCAAGGGTCCGCTCAGGCACTGCGAGCCGAGGACCGGATCGGCAACATCGCGCCGGGGCTCGAAGCCGATCTGGTGGTGATCGACCTTGCCTCGACGCCGGCCATCGAACAGGCGACGCGCCGGGCCGGAAGCCTGTGGCAGCAGCTGTTCCCCACCATCATGATGGGCGACGACCGCGCCATCCGCGAGGTCTGGGTCGGCGGGCGACCGCTTGGCCGGCGCTGA
- the mgtE gene encoding magnesium transporter: MQAEAGDMREDERRGVANSVVDSVLEAVEERDESRLADLLEPLHAADVADVLEQIAPNERRELLALWPDGIDGEILSEISDSIREEVIETLPPEVIAEAVRELDTDDVVDILEDLEEPQQEAILDALDRADRVAVEQAMAYPEYSAGRLMQREVVVAPVHWTVGETIDFLREAEELPDQFYHVILVDPRMKPQGYVTLGRLLSSRREVKLTEIEEDSFRTIRATVEEAEVAYIFNQYHLISCPVVDAGDRLVGVITIDDAMNVLDEEHEEDILRLAGVGDESSLSDGPFATARQRLPWLVANLFTASLSAVVITGFEATISQLVTLAALMPIVASTGGIAGTQSLAVAVRALATRNLTSANAPRVVRRELLAGLLNGLGLALILGLAGFVIFGDHMLGIVLGMAMICNQMVAALGGVLVPLGLNRLGLDPALASGTFVTTLTDVMGFFAFLGLATLVLL, translated from the coding sequence GTGCAGGCAGAGGCGGGCGACATGCGCGAGGACGAGCGGCGGGGCGTCGCCAACAGCGTCGTGGACTCCGTGCTGGAGGCTGTCGAGGAACGCGACGAATCGCGCCTTGCCGACCTGCTCGAGCCGCTGCATGCCGCCGACGTGGCCGACGTGCTGGAGCAGATCGCGCCCAACGAACGGCGAGAGCTGCTCGCGCTCTGGCCCGACGGCATCGACGGCGAAATCCTGTCCGAGATCAGCGACTCGATCCGAGAGGAGGTGATCGAGACCCTGCCGCCCGAGGTCATCGCCGAGGCGGTGCGCGAGCTGGACACCGACGACGTGGTGGACATCCTTGAGGACCTCGAGGAACCGCAGCAGGAGGCAATCCTCGACGCGCTGGACCGCGCCGACCGTGTCGCGGTCGAGCAGGCGATGGCCTATCCGGAATATTCCGCCGGCCGCCTCATGCAACGCGAGGTGGTGGTGGCTCCGGTGCACTGGACCGTGGGCGAGACCATCGACTTCCTGCGCGAGGCGGAGGAGCTGCCCGATCAGTTCTATCACGTCATCCTCGTCGATCCGCGGATGAAGCCGCAAGGCTACGTCACGCTCGGTCGGCTTCTGTCGTCGCGGCGCGAGGTGAAGCTGACCGAGATCGAGGAGGACAGCTTCCGCACCATACGCGCCACGGTCGAGGAGGCCGAGGTCGCCTATATCTTCAACCAGTATCACCTGATTTCCTGCCCGGTGGTGGACGCCGGTGACCGTCTGGTCGGCGTAATCACCATCGACGACGCGATGAACGTGCTGGACGAGGAGCACGAGGAGGACATCCTGCGCCTCGCCGGCGTCGGCGACGAAAGCAGCCTGTCGGACGGCCCCTTCGCCACCGCGCGCCAGCGCCTGCCGTGGCTGGTGGCGAACCTCTTCACCGCCTCGCTGTCGGCGGTGGTGATCACCGGCTTCGAGGCGACCATCTCCCAACTCGTGACGCTCGCCGCGCTGATGCCGATCGTCGCCTCGACTGGCGGGATCGCGGGGACCCAGTCGCTCGCCGTTGCGGTGCGGGCGCTGGCGACGCGGAACCTCACCTCGGCCAACGCGCCGCGGGTGGTGCGGCGGGAGCTGCTTGCCGGGCTGCTGAACGGGCTGGGACTTGCGCTGATCCTCGGGCTCGCGGGCTTCGTGATCTTTGGAGACCACATGCTCGGGATCGTGCTGGGGATGGCGATGATCTGCAATCAGATGGTGGCGGCGCTTGGCGGGGTGCTGGTGCCGCTCGGCCTCAACCGGCTGGGCCTCGATCCCGCGCTGGCCTCGGGCACCTTCGTCACGACCCTGACCGACGTTATGGGCTTCTTCGCCTTCCTTGGCCTTGCCACGCTGGTGCTGCTGTGA
- a CDS encoding 5-formyltetrahydrofolate cyclo-ligase, whose protein sequence is MTLAARKAEARRAAAAARALAHAQGQGQAAELLADWLAPHRGRVLSGYMPIRSEMNPLPAMTSHDGPVCVPVIVKPGEPLRFREWSPGVEMIEGPFGARVPAEGAWLEPEVLIVPLLAFDRRGFRLGYGGGFYDRTLERLRARHPVTAVGFAFAAQELPEVPIEPTDQPLDAILTENGPFAIRRG, encoded by the coding sequence GTGACGCTGGCGGCGCGAAAGGCCGAGGCGCGCCGCGCCGCCGCCGCCGCCCGGGCGCTGGCCCATGCGCAGGGGCAGGGTCAGGCGGCCGAACTGCTCGCCGACTGGCTGGCGCCGCATCGCGGGCGCGTGCTGTCAGGCTACATGCCGATCCGCTCGGAGATGAACCCGCTGCCGGCGATGACCTCGCATGACGGGCCGGTCTGCGTTCCCGTCATCGTCAAGCCGGGCGAGCCGCTGCGCTTCCGCGAATGGAGCCCCGGCGTCGAGATGATCGAGGGTCCGTTCGGAGCGAGGGTCCCGGCCGAAGGCGCCTGGCTCGAGCCCGAGGTCCTGATCGTGCCGCTGCTGGCCTTCGACCGCCGCGGCTTCCGGCTGGGCTACGGCGGCGGCTTCTACGACCGCACGCTGGAACGGTTGCGCGCCCGGCACCCGGTGACCGCGGTGGGTTTCGCCTTCGCGGCGCAGGAACTGCCAGAGGTGCCGATCGAGCCGACCGACCAGCCGCTCGACGCGATCCTGACCGAGAACGGGCCCTTCGCGATCCGGCGCGGCTAG
- a CDS encoding ATPase, with protein MNMQTSNVIAPPSPRTLAETGLSLVMMRDILIKTMFRMNLDLVTQIARVVCLPVPLAQELVDLARSQRLVEATGTLHATSGNEMGYQLTDAGKARALDALSQSEYYGAMPVPLEEYKQQVQRQSVRNIKLTRDQLTGAMGHLILPDELLDHLGPAVSSGRSILMYGPPGNGKSSISNGIRDALGDRIYVPRALEYSGQVITVYDPIVHRAAEAAVDDPTSLRRTSNRFDNRYVWCERPTVITGGELTLDMLDLTYNPVARTYQAPLQLKSTGGVFIVDDLGRQAEPPQKLVNRWIVPLEESRDILALQSGEKFTVPFDTLVIFSTNFHPNEIFDGAALRRIFFKIKIDGPNQENFLKIFAMVAKKRKMPLDEAALLHLMKVKFPTIENRYANYMPVFLIDQMIAVCEFEGLPYQMTPALVDRAWSNMFVREEVIAR; from the coding sequence ATGAACATGCAGACTTCGAACGTGATCGCCCCCCCCTCGCCGCGCACGCTGGCCGAGACCGGATTGTCGCTGGTGATGATGCGCGACATCCTGATCAAGACGATGTTCCGGATGAACCTGGACCTCGTGACCCAGATCGCGCGGGTTGTCTGCCTGCCGGTGCCGCTGGCGCAGGAACTCGTGGATCTGGCCCGGTCGCAGCGACTGGTCGAGGCGACAGGCACGCTGCACGCCACCTCGGGCAACGAGATGGGCTATCAGCTGACCGATGCCGGCAAGGCCCGCGCGCTGGATGCGCTGAGCCAGTCGGAATACTACGGCGCGATGCCCGTCCCGCTCGAGGAGTACAAGCAGCAGGTGCAGCGCCAGTCGGTGCGCAACATCAAGCTGACGCGCGACCAGCTGACCGGGGCGATGGGCCACCTGATCCTGCCGGACGAGCTTCTGGACCACCTTGGCCCGGCGGTCAGCTCCGGCCGGTCGATCCTGATGTATGGCCCGCCCGGCAACGGCAAGTCCTCGATCTCGAACGGCATCCGCGACGCGCTGGGGGACCGGATCTACGTCCCGCGCGCGCTGGAATATTCGGGCCAGGTCATCACCGTCTATGACCCGATCGTGCATCGCGCGGCCGAGGCGGCGGTGGACGATCCGACCAGCCTGCGCCGAACCTCGAACCGCTTCGACAATCGCTATGTCTGGTGCGAACGTCCAACCGTCATCACGGGCGGCGAGCTGACGCTGGACATGCTCGACCTGACCTACAACCCGGTGGCGCGGACCTATCAGGCGCCCCTGCAGCTGAAATCGACCGGCGGGGTGTTCATCGTCGACGACCTTGGCCGTCAGGCCGAGCCGCCGCAGAAGCTGGTGAACCGCTGGATCGTCCCGCTCGAGGAAAGCCGCGACATCCTTGCCCTGCAATCGGGCGAGAAGTTCACCGTGCCCTTCGACACGCTGGTGATCTTTTCCACCAACTTCCACCCGAACGAGATCTTCGACGGCGCCGCGCTGCGCCGGATCTTCTTCAAGATCAAGATCGACGGCCCGAACCAGGAGAATTTCCTGAAGATCTTCGCGATGGTGGCGAAGAAGCGCAAGATGCCCTTGGACGAGGCGGCGCTGCTGCACCTGATGAAGGTGAAGTTCCCGACCATCGAGAACCGCTACGCCAACTACATGCCGGTCTTCCTGATCGACCAGATGATCGCGGTCTGCGAGTTCGAGGGCCTGCCCTACCAGATGACCCCGGCTCTGGTCGACCGGGCCTGGTCCAACATGTTCGTGCGCGAGGAGGTGATCGCGCGCTAG
- a CDS encoding prepilin peptidase gives MQGLIATPVPAALWFLPFAVPVALWVAWSDMKFMKIPNKAVMALVGVYLVVGPIALPLEDWAWRWLHLAVVLVTGFVMNLGRLIGAGDAKFAAAMAPFFALADLRLALALLAASLIGAFASHRGLGLVPPFRNATADWESWRRRDFPMGLALSGMLILYLLLAVFDA, from the coding sequence ATGCAGGGCCTGATCGCGACGCCCGTCCCGGCCGCGCTGTGGTTCCTGCCCTTCGCGGTGCCGGTGGCGCTGTGGGTCGCGTGGAGCGACATGAAATTCATGAAGATCCCCAACAAGGCGGTGATGGCGCTCGTGGGGGTCTATCTCGTGGTGGGGCCGATCGCGCTTCCGCTCGAGGATTGGGCGTGGCGCTGGCTGCATCTCGCGGTGGTTCTGGTGACCGGCTTCGTGATGAACCTCGGCCGGCTGATCGGGGCCGGCGACGCGAAGTTCGCGGCCGCGATGGCGCCCTTCTTCGCGCTTGCCGACCTGAGACTGGCCCTCGCGCTGCTGGCCGCGTCGTTGATCGGCGCCTTCGCCAGCCACCGCGGCCTTGGTCTGGTCCCGCCCTTCCGCAATGCGACCGCGGATTGGGAGAGCTGGCGCCGCAGGGACTTTCCGATGGGGCTGGCCCTGAGCGGGATGCTGATCCTTTACCTTCTTTTGGCAGTCTTCGACGCCTGA
- a CDS encoding lipopolysaccharide assembly protein LapB has product MRHPVLIALCLVGSASLSACGGRDAEVDRALKSVNVIDESNLNDIMLTVGAPDEAVAYFRGALAKDPTRIDLKRGLAKSLVRAQRPAEAATIWSQVVNTHEGTNEDRVAYADALIRANDWKRAEEELARIPPTHETFQRYRLEAMVADSKKQWNKADSFYETAVGLTTQPAGVLNNWGFSKLTRGDAAGAEKLFYEALTYDPTEFTTKNNLILARGAQHKYDLPVIQMTQRERAELTYTLALAAVKQGNVTVGKGLLQEAIDTHPQYFEAAVRSLAALDAG; this is encoded by the coding sequence ATGCGCCACCCTGTCCTGATCGCGCTCTGCCTTGTCGGCAGCGCGAGCCTGAGCGCCTGCGGCGGCCGCGATGCCGAGGTCGATCGCGCCCTGAAGAGCGTCAACGTCATCGACGAGAGCAACCTCAACGACATCATGCTGACGGTGGGGGCACCGGACGAGGCGGTGGCCTACTTCCGCGGCGCGCTGGCCAAGGATCCCACCCGGATCGACCTGAAGCGCGGACTGGCCAAGTCGCTGGTGCGCGCCCAGCGCCCGGCCGAGGCCGCCACGATCTGGAGCCAGGTGGTCAACACCCACGAGGGCACGAACGAGGATCGCGTGGCCTATGCCGATGCGCTGATCCGGGCGAACGACTGGAAGCGCGCCGAGGAGGAACTTGCCCGCATCCCGCCCACGCACGAGACCTTCCAGCGCTACAGGCTCGAGGCGATGGTCGCCGACAGCAAGAAGCAGTGGAACAAGGCCGACAGCTTCTACGAGACCGCGGTGGGGCTGACCACGCAGCCCGCAGGCGTGCTGAACAACTGGGGCTTCTCGAAGCTGACCCGCGGCGACGCGGCGGGCGCCGAAAAGCTGTTCTACGAGGCGCTGACCTACGATCCGACCGAGTTCACCACCAAGAACAACCTGATCCTCGCGCGCGGGGCGCAGCACAAGTACGACCTCCCCGTGATCCAGATGACCCAGCGGGAGCGGGCGGAGCTGACCTACACCCTTGCGCTCGCGGCGGTGAAGCAGGGCAATGTGACGGTCGGCAAGGGCCTGCTGCAGGAGGCGATCGACACCCATCCGCAGTATTTCGAGGCTGCCGTCCGCAGCCTTGCGGCGCTGGACGCGGGCTGA
- a CDS encoding tetratricopeptide repeat protein yields the protein MRRAVTCAVLCAILAACGGPDALSRQAAARNAPFAVDPGRDGVDGLLVGHRLLAAGEDELALKAYLRAASEQGINADVLSALGSANLHLGRLNQAEQLLRKSIEMDPSFVPAVNNLGVVLMEQGRTAEAKLVFQQAFALDSGATESIRQNLRGAIAKSEATVYTEEEEQHEFSLVRRGQGQYVLLSQL from the coding sequence GTGAGAAGAGCCGTTACCTGCGCCGTCCTCTGCGCGATCCTTGCGGCCTGCGGCGGCCCGGATGCGCTGTCGCGGCAGGCAGCGGCTCGCAACGCGCCCTTCGCGGTGGATCCGGGGCGGGATGGCGTGGATGGCCTTCTCGTGGGTCACCGGCTTCTCGCTGCGGGCGAGGACGAGCTGGCGCTGAAGGCCTATCTGCGCGCCGCCTCGGAACAGGGCATCAATGCCGATGTGCTTTCGGCGCTGGGATCGGCCAACCTTCACCTCGGACGGCTGAACCAGGCCGAACAGCTGCTGCGCAAGTCGATCGAGATGGATCCGTCGTTCGTGCCGGCGGTGAACAACCTCGGCGTGGTCCTGATGGAGCAGGGCCGCACCGCCGAGGCGAAGCTGGTCTTCCAGCAGGCCTTCGCGCTGGACAGTGGCGCCACGGAGTCCATCCGGCAAAATCTTCGCGGCGCTATCGCGAAATCAGAGGCCACGGTCTATACGGAAGAGGAAGAGCAACATGAGTTCTCCCTCGTGCGGCGTGGGCAGGGGCAGTATGTGCTGCTTTCGCAGCTCTAG
- a CDS encoding type II secretion system F family protein, which yields MELLTRIETILTDQLGPLGPLFAVGAVGIILIAAALPSMLKKRVEPFDRIKQQRTAAQAPASQALRRSTGTEKLDRFANLLEPKTAEELSASRLKMLRAGYRSKGAVRAFHASQFALGVGFLVVGVIYAMISSAQQPLSMQQMVSFTLLPGAIGYYLPIYWVKRRAQERHDQIVAGFPDALDMMLVCVEAGQSLDQSILRVAREMAGGYPALSEEFEMVAHEVKAGKERVSVLKDMAERVGIPDVSSFVTTLIQSATFGTSIAEALRVYSSEMRDKRVMRAEEKANTLPTKLTLGTMMLTVPPLMLILIGPSVYGIATQLGGQ from the coding sequence ATGGAACTCCTCACCCGGATCGAGACGATCCTGACCGACCAACTGGGGCCGCTGGGGCCGCTCTTCGCGGTGGGCGCGGTGGGGATCATCCTGATCGCCGCAGCGCTTCCCTCCATGCTGAAGAAGCGGGTGGAGCCGTTCGACCGGATCAAACAGCAGCGAACCGCGGCGCAGGCCCCGGCGAGCCAGGCCCTCCGCCGCTCCACCGGAACCGAGAAGCTGGACCGCTTCGCGAACCTGCTGGAGCCGAAGACCGCCGAGGAACTCTCGGCCTCGCGTCTCAAGATGCTGCGGGCGGGCTACCGATCGAAGGGGGCGGTCCGCGCCTTCCATGCGTCGCAGTTCGCGCTGGGGGTGGGCTTTCTGGTGGTCGGCGTGATCTACGCCATGATCTCCTCGGCGCAGCAGCCCCTGTCGATGCAGCAGATGGTCAGCTTCACCCTGCTGCCCGGGGCGATCGGATATTACCTGCCGATCTACTGGGTGAAGCGGCGGGCGCAGGAACGCCACGACCAGATCGTGGCCGGCTTCCCCGACGCGCTCGACATGATGCTGGTCTGCGTCGAGGCGGGGCAATCGCTCGACCAGTCGATCCTGCGCGTGGCGCGCGAGATGGCAGGCGGCTATCCGGCGTTGTCGGAGGAGTTCGAGATGGTGGCGCACGAGGTGAAGGCCGGCAAGGAACGGGTGAGCGTGCTCAAGGACATGGCCGAGCGGGTGGGCATCCCCGACGTATCCTCCTTCGTCACCACCCTCATCCAGTCGGCCACTTTCGGCACCTCGATCGCCGAGGCGCTGCGCGTCTATTCGTCGGAGATGCGCGACAAACGCGTCATGCGGGCCGAGGAAAAGGCAAACACCTTGCCCACGAAGCTGACGCTGGGCACTATGATGCTTACGGTGCCGCCGCTGATGCTCATCCTTATCGGACCTTCGGTGTATGGCATCGCCACGCAGTTGGGCGGACAGTGA
- a CDS encoding type II secretion system F family protein: MQLSAAPIIYILIFLAVLLLVEGIYLTVFGKSISLNSRVSRRLALLEKNQNREQVLEQLRKEMSQHMNAKGIPLYSVLASKAQKANIAFSPQALILVMVLLSGVAYLGLTIGTGAALPVRVVVAIAMGVGGVYVWVNNKAKKRMALIEEQLPDAVELMVRSLRVGHPFNSAIGIVAREVPDPLGTEFGMIADEAAYGRDIAECIRAFAERMESQDLRFLAVAVSIQQQSGGNLAEILEGLAKVIRARFKLFRRVKAITAEAKWSGTFLSAFPVLALVMISVLKPDYYDGVKETPLFVPAALVVGVFLVANVIFMKIMVNIKV; this comes from the coding sequence ATGCAGCTGAGCGCCGCCCCCATCATCTACATCCTGATCTTCCTTGCGGTGCTCCTGCTGGTCGAAGGCATCTACCTGACCGTCTTCGGCAAGTCGATCAGCCTGAACAGCCGTGTCAGCCGCCGCCTCGCCCTGCTGGAAAAGAACCAGAACCGCGAGCAGGTGCTGGAGCAGCTCCGCAAGGAGATGAGCCAGCACATGAATGCGAAGGGCATCCCGCTCTATTCGGTTCTGGCCTCGAAGGCGCAGAAGGCCAACATCGCCTTCTCGCCGCAGGCGCTGATCCTGGTGATGGTGCTGCTGTCGGGCGTGGCCTATCTCGGCCTGACCATCGGCACCGGGGCCGCCCTTCCGGTACGGGTGGTGGTGGCGATCGCCATGGGCGTGGGCGGCGTCTATGTCTGGGTGAACAACAAGGCCAAGAAGCGCATGGCCCTGATCGAGGAGCAGCTTCCCGACGCGGTGGAACTGATGGTGCGCTCGCTTCGCGTGGGGCATCCGTTCAATTCCGCCATCGGCATCGTCGCCAGGGAGGTGCCCGACCCGCTGGGCACCGAATTCGGCATGATCGCCGACGAGGCCGCCTATGGCCGTGACATCGCCGAGTGCATCCGCGCCTTCGCCGAGCGGATGGAAAGCCAGGACCTGCGCTTCCTCGCCGTGGCCGTCAGCATCCAGCAGCAGTCGGGCGGCAACCTGGCGGAGATCCTTGAAGGTCTCGCCAAGGTGATCCGCGCCCGGTTCAAGCTGTTCCGCCGCGTGAAGGCCATCACGGCCGAGGCGAAGTGGTCCGGCACGTTCCTTTCGGCCTTCCCGGTCCTCGCCCTCGTGATGATCTCGGTCCTGAAGCCGGACTATTACGACGGGGTGAAGGAAACGCCGCTTTTCGTGCCCGCGGCGCTGGTGGTCGGGGTCTTTCTGGTCGCCAACGTGATCTTCATGAAGATCATGGTCAACATCAAGGTCTGA
- a CDS encoding CpaF family protein yields MFSRYRKSSETQKPAPSAAVGAATPTVTATAAATKAPTLQARPGAVARPGAEAIAADKEKKRKERLMELKVELHRRLLDNLNLAALEHASESSLRTEIGAICGEALDEMNVVLNKDERTILNQELYDEVMGLGPLEPLLKDETVNDILVNGPNRIFVERDGKLQLTDTTFKDERHLLRIIDKIVSAVGRRVDESTPYVDARLADGSRFNAMVPPIAVDGSLVSIRKFKKEKLGIADLVRFGAFTEEMAAYLQAAVATRLNIIVSGGTGSGKTTTLNALSSFIDNSERILTIEDTAELQLQQVHVGRMESRPPNVEGKGAVTQRDCLRNALRMRPDRIIVGETRGEEVIDMLQAMNTGHDGSMTTIHANSARDGISRLENMVAMAGIEMPIKAVRAQIASAVNLIVQASRLQDGSRRMVSITEITGMEGEVISMQEIFRYERLGVEPSGKIIGRFNATGVRSHYSDRFRQWGYDLPSTIYDPIV; encoded by the coding sequence ATGTTCTCGCGATACCGGAAGTCCTCGGAAACCCAGAAGCCCGCCCCGTCGGCGGCGGTCGGTGCCGCGACGCCGACGGTGACGGCCACCGCGGCGGCCACCAAGGCGCCGACGCTGCAGGCGCGCCCGGGGGCCGTCGCCCGTCCCGGCGCCGAGGCGATCGCCGCCGACAAGGAGAAGAAGCGCAAGGAAAGGCTGATGGAGCTCAAGGTCGAGCTTCACCGCCGACTGCTCGACAACCTGAACCTTGCCGCGCTTGAACATGCCTCGGAGTCCAGTCTGCGCACCGAGATCGGCGCCATCTGCGGCGAGGCGCTGGACGAGATGAACGTCGTCCTGAACAAGGACGAGCGCACGATCCTGAACCAGGAACTCTATGACGAGGTGATGGGCCTTGGCCCGCTCGAGCCGCTGCTGAAGGACGAGACGGTCAACGACATCCTCGTGAACGGCCCGAACCGGATCTTCGTGGAACGCGACGGCAAGCTGCAACTGACCGACACGACCTTCAAGGACGAGCGGCACCTTCTGCGGATCATCGACAAGATCGTCTCGGCGGTGGGGCGGCGGGTGGATGAATCGACGCCCTATGTCGACGCGCGTCTGGCCGACGGCAGCCGCTTCAACGCGATGGTGCCGCCGATCGCGGTCGACGGCTCGCTGGTCTCGATCCGCAAGTTCAAGAAGGAAAAGCTGGGCATCGCCGACCTCGTGCGCTTCGGCGCCTTCACCGAGGAGATGGCGGCCTATCTTCAGGCCGCCGTGGCGACGCGGCTGAACATCATCGTCTCGGGCGGCACGGGCTCGGGCAAGACGACAACGCTGAACGCGCTGTCGTCCTTCATCGACAACTCCGAGCGGATCCTGACGATCGAGGACACGGCCGAGCTTCAGCTCCAGCAGGTCCACGTGGGCCGGATGGAAAGCCGGCCGCCGAACGTCGAGGGCAAGGGCGCGGTCACCCAGCGCGACTGCCTGCGCAACGCGCTGCGGATGCGCCCCGACCGCATCATCGTGGGCGAGACCCGCGGCGAGGAAGTCATCGACATGCTGCAGGCCATGAACACCGGCCACGACGGCTCGATGACCACCATCCACGCGAACTCGGCCCGCGACGGGATCAGCCGGCTCGAGAACATGGTGGCGATGGCCGGGATCGAGATGCCGATCAAGGCGGTACGCGCCCAGATCGCCTCGGCCGTCAACCTCATCGTTCAGGCGAGCCGCCTGCAGGACGGCTCGCGCCGCATGGTCTCCATCACCGAGATCACCGGGATGGAGGGCGAGGTGATCTCGATGCAGGAGATCTTCCGCTACGAGCGGCTGGGGGTCGAGCCCTCGGGCAAGATCATCGGACGCTTCAACGCGACCGGGGTGCGCTCGCATTACTCCGACCGCTTCCGCCAGTGGGGCTACGACCTGCCCTCCACCATCTACGACCCCATCGTCTGA